GTATATGGAATTATAGTCTCAACCTGTACAGAAATCCCATACTGGTAAGGTCTGCACAACACGTGTGAACTCCATCAGGGTTTCAATGACTCCAATTGTAACAAAGATGGGTGGAGAAGAAGTTGAAACATTGTCTTGACAACTGAACATTTCATGATTCTTTTTTATTTTGTGACAAAGATTGCAAGTGAAGAAATGACAGCTTGGATCAGATGAGTAAAGTTATCTAAACTCAATAATACATTAGCCGAATGCAGAACAAAATCAGCCTGAATATCTAGCATAATAGGTTCAGACATGCATCATACAAATCACTTGTTTGATCACTGCTCCAAATGAATATATACTTACATAAGATGTTTGAGACTGCTGTTATAAGCTTCTACTGAGTTGCAGTAAGGCACCTCTGTTAGTTGAAGAACCACTTCAGCCAAGCCTTCTATTTGTGACAGTGTAACAAGTTTCTCTGACTCATGTCAACATGTCTTGTAAGTTTGTATGTTAAAATGCTTTGTAAATTGAGCTGCCAATGTAAAAAGCTCTTGTGAACtgtatttttttatattataCATCACTACTGTTTCAGTTGTTTTTATTGTTCTGTACATAAAAGcactttatttacatttttttaaataaagataaaTGGATACAATTAGTTTCCTATATGGTTCATGAACTCTATAGTTGTAATGCCACATGAAATTAGAGAATAACCTCAATTTAGACAGAATCTAGGACACAAATTGTGCTTGTCACATTGCTGCACTTGATTGTGAAGCAATACACCAATCAAACAAATGTTCAAAATCTGTCTATATCATAAAGTTTCAGTCATTGCTAAATGGATCCAAATACTGTATTGGTGTAAGAAGTAGTTCCAGACTTGCCTGATTCTGCTCTTACACTGCCACTGTGTGGCCACAATATTATCAACAACTTTCAGAAGATTTATTGTAATGTAAAAAGGGATTTCTGTCATTACAGTAAGGAATGTAATTGGTATGTTCTTTAAATGCAGTATGTGTGAGCCATTTTTATCCCCTCTGTTCTTTGATTAGTGAAATGTTAACAGTGACTGTGTCCTATGTCAACACATTAGTCACATTAAGGTGGAGCACAGCGTTTTCTGACGCATTCCACCAGACTCAAATAAAAACATATGCAAAGAACAGCGTGGAAAGTTCCTGTTCAACTTGTTCAGTCTTTTTTTTATGTGAGCCTAATTATTGCATTAGCATGTAAAACAAATAAGCTAATAGTGTAGTTCTGTGTTTTttagtagaggtgtttctgtcaCAGTAGTAAAAATAAGTATGGCTAGGGATATCACATGGTAGGGTGGAGTTAATTACTGAGTATGGTACAGTATAACAATGGCGGGCAGGCAACTATTCTTGATAAAGAGTGCAGTCCACACCTGAAAGGAAAATAGTCTACTCATAATAGTCATAGGTAGAAATAGTCATAGGTAGAATCCTTGCCACATCCTAGCAATGAATATACAATTATTCTCCACCCCTGTGCCAATACATCATATACTATTTGAAAATATTGTTGAGATACATTCAATTTAAATATTTTATATGAGTGTTTTATACATGTAAATTGTGTATTTTGTTTAAACTTTATTTGTGATTTATTTGTGATACGTACATCCactcaataaaataaaataagtaaAGTATGTGTGTTGCATGACAACGTGTACaaacactgacatttttaacaacagtaaaaataaaataaaaaaccaaGTACAGGTGACGCACATTCTCACTGTCTGATGTCTTGGCCCCAGTGCTGTCATCGGTCTGCACGCGCAGTCACGCCCATTTCAGGCCGGCTGAGCCAATCAGTGACTTAGTGATTGTACAGCAGTCTACCAGTGAATAGAGTTATCATTAGCGTGGGAAAAGTATTACTGCCTTCAACACTTCATACTGACAGGCTAAAATTCTGATCACTGGTGCGGGATAAGGTTACACAAATAAAGGTGGGGATCAAATGGTCAAGTATTGCACCTGTTGCTAGCATATCGATTTTATTTTACACAAGGGGTTATTTCCCAAGGCGGACTTCATGTAACTTTTAAACTCGAAATACGAAGTCATGGACAAATCCAGCCTCCAGAGACTGTTTTCAGCGTGTGACATTAATAAATCTGGTGTGATTGAATACGAAGACTTTACAGTTGTTTGTCGAGAGCTGAATGTGCCTGAAGACGAAATCAAAACTTTATTCAACAAATTCGGCGCTAGTGAAGATGGATGTATTAATTACAGCAATTTTTCATCACGGTTTCAAGAGGTTTCAGAAACATTGGATTTGGCCTCTTTTGGAGCGTCTCCCCAAAGTCAAGGGAGTCCCTGGGAAGAGTTCCAGAGCAGGATGGACGATGCAACCGGTCTCCTCTCAGGAAGGTAAATCTGGTGTGTGGTTGGTGTGAATTGTTTGACAGAAAGTTGCACCTGCTATTACAGCTCTTACAGTAGACTGTGGGTGTAATTTGTAGATGTTCGTTCTGCGTTCATCCCTCTGTTTTATAACTATGTAAAATGTAGAAATGATGGTTGTCCATAATCTTTCATCTTTCAGACTGCGGGATCAGTTGGCTGAACTGCACCAAGCCATGTACATCTCAGAACCTTTGTTGTTGCAACAATATGAGGGACTTGTCGATGCTCTTGTCAGTGAAAGCAAGGACCACAGGCTTGAGAGTGAGCAACTGGAAACCAGTTTGAGAAGGTAGGGATTGTGTCATAGCAGCATCTCTTGGCTCAGATTTCTCAATAAGAGGAAAACAATATATTGAGAAACAATCTACCAAACTATATTGTCTGAATTTTGTTCTCTTCACGAATGGAACAAATTTATATATCAGTTAACTTAGTCATTTGCCTGTTTGTGTTACCAAAAACACATGTAGTGTTTATGTTGTGGGATATCCATGCAACAATGTTTCAATCAAGATCAGGCTTGAGCTATTAATCAGTTAACATTTACAAAATGTGAGTATTGGTTGCGCCAGTATGCTTCCCACAGTAAGGTTATTATAATCAGACATAATTGCATGTGGTGAACCCTTtgtaattacctggatttctgcataaattggtcatcaaatttgatctgatcttcatctaagtcacaacaatatacacacatagtgtgcttaaactaatagcacacaaattattgtatttttcttgtctatattgaatacatcatttaaacattcacagtgtaggttgggaaaagtatgtgaacccctaggctaatgacttctccataAGCTGTCAGGAGTCAGctgacctggagtccaatcaatgacacGAGATTGGGgttgttggttagagctgccttgccctataaaaaacactctcaaaatttgagtttgctattcacaagaagcattgcctgatgtgaaccatgcctccaACAAatgagatctcagaagacctaagattaagaagtgttgacttgcataaagctggaaagggttacaaaagtatctctaaaagcattGATGTTCAtcaattgtctataaatggagaaagttcagcactgttgctactctccctaggagtggccgtcctgcaaagatgactgcaagagcacagcgcagaatgctcaataaggttaagaagaatcctagtgtcagctaaagacttacagaaatctctggaacatgctaacatctctgttgacgggtctacgatacgtaaaacactaaacaagaatggtgttcatgggaggacaccacggaagaagccactgctgtgcaaaaaaacattgctgcacgtctgaagtttgcaaaagtgcacctggatgttccacagcgctactggcaaacagttctgtggacagatgaaactacagttgaggtgtttggaaggaacacacaacactatgtgtagaGAAAAAATGCAcagcaacatcaaaacctcatcccaactgtaaagtatggtggagggagcatcatggtttggggctgctttgctgcctcagggcctggacagcttgctatcatcgacggaaaaatgaattccgaagtttatcaagacattttgcaggagaatgttaggctatctgtccgccaattgaagctcaacagaagttgggtgatgcaacaggacaacgatccaaaacacagaagtaaatcaacaacagaatggcttcaacagaagaaaataagtcttctggagtggcccagtcagagtcctgacatcaacccgatttgagatgctgtggcatgacctcaagagagcagttcataCCAGACATACCatgaatattgctgaactgaaacagttttgaaaAGTGGAATGGTCCAAAACTCTTCCTGAACGTTgcgcaggtctgatccacaactacagaaaacgtttggttgatgttattgctgccaaaggagggtcaacaagttattaaatccaagggctCACATACTTTTTTcatcctgcactgtgaatgtttacactgtgtgttcaataaagacatgacaatgTATAATTGTTATTGGTTTAAGcatactgtgtttgtctattgttgtgacctagatgaagatcagatcaaattttatgaccaatttatgcagaaatccaggtatttccaacgGGTTCacgtactttttcttgccactgtagatgGTGTGGAGTTGCTTTCGCGGTTCAGAGGTGGCATTTCTTGATAGGGATGACATTTCTCACCCAAGGAAGTACTCTTAAATGAGTTGCTAGTCTTGTTCCCCCCATTTTCCACTTTTAAACCTAGTTGTCCCTTTTTTATATTGCCATTTAGGCCTAATCTTAACACTTATGCAAATTAATGTGCCTGTAAGAATGTTTGCTAATCAGTGGCAAGATGCGCTGTATTTTGATTCATTCAATCTCACACTGCAAATGAGTCTCTTGACTGGCTGGACCAAGTGCTGTCACTTGATGATAAAACACATTTAACTGAATAGTGTCCCGCCCGCTCAAAGTTCACCACTAGATGAAAACACATGGGCAATGGATACCAATGGAACAGATATGATTGGAACCAAAAGGTGTAGTTCTGTGTGCTGTGTTGCTGCTGTGTTTGAAGATGTGTTATTGCTTGCAAACAATGCCTCACCTTCACCTTATATTCTGACTCATCACTTTTGCTGGACTAGTGTTTGGGCAGTTGTTTTGCATTTGATGGACAACCAGGGCAGACATGTAAATGGTATGTACCTCTGTGTGCCGACAGAACAGAGGAGCTGAACACCAGTCAGTTGACAGAGCTGGAAGAGGACATGCAGCAGCAGCTTGCCTGTGTAGAGGTCAGGGTGAGAGAAGAGGTAAGTGACGTATTATGAGGACTTAGTTACTACAGTATATTCTACACATTGTGCTAGAAATAAAACATGTAATTCACTCTCATCAAGTATTTAagaactaaaaacaaacaaagcaAGCAAATAAGCAAGCTAAGTCATTAAAAAGGCATTGGTGTCATTGAAAACATACCTTagaaaatgtacaaaaaaatggTGAGGAAAAAGTTGAATATAATAGACTTGGGCAAATAGTTTGTTGGAAATTAAGATTAAACTGTTTTTATTTCAAGAGGGGCCTCGGCACAGGTGTTTATCCGCATATTTGTGGTAGGGGAAGTACCTTTTAGAGAAGGGAGAGCAGCTAGCTCAAACGCTCACAAAGGCCCCTTTCTACAGTTTTGTGAAAGACCCTCTTTAAGTTCAGAGCCAATGAGCAAAGTTGTCTCTCCTTGGGTTTCTTGTCTGTAGGAGCATAAGAGAATGGAGGGAGTCATGGCGGCACTCCAGAGAAGGCATGAGAATGAGGTGGCAGACCTGCATACTGTTATGGACAGGTTGTTAAAGGTAGGTGTCATCTGTTTGAAACAGGTTTTGTGACATATTTCATCTATTGACCTATTATTGTTGGTGTTGAAAGGTTATTTAATGTTTCCCAAGGATTGCCACTCTTATGTTTGCAGTACTTTATTTACCTAGATTCAGGCAGCCTTAAGTGTGAATATGATTTCAGTTGATGCTTATTCATATTTATGATTAATTTGAAATAAATGGAAACCTTTTCATTGTAGTCCCAAGGGGAATCTGAACTGAACAGTTCCAGGCAGGATGTTGACAAACTACAGAACCAAATAAGTGAACTGACTCAGGTATGTTGGATCAGTTAGACAACTGTATCTTGAGtcccattcagaaagtattcagaccccttgactttttctaaatgttgttacgttacagccttattctaaaataagccttactcagtactttgttgaagcgcctttggcagcgattacagtctagagtcttcttgggtatgacgctacaagcttggcacacctgtatttggggagttgctcccattcttctttgcagatcttctcaagctctcaggttggatggggagcatcactgcacagctattttcaggcctccagagatgttcgatcgggttcaagtccgggctctggctgggccactcaaggacattcagagacttgtcccaaagccactcctgcgttgtcttggctgtgtgcttagggtcattgtcctgttggaaggtgaactttctccccagtctgaggtcctaagtgctccggagcaggttttcatcaaggatatctctactttgctccgttcatctttcctcgatcctgactagtctcctagtccctgccactgaaaaccatccccagagcatgatgctgcgaccaccatgcttcaccatagggatagcgccaggttttctccagacgtgacgcttggcattcaggccaaagagttcattcttggtttcatcagagtatcttgtttctcatggtctgagagtcctttaggtgccttttgacaaactccaagggggctgtcatgtggcttttactgaggaatggcttccatctggccactctactataaaggcctgcttggtggagggctgcagagatggttgtccttctggaaggttctcccatcccaacaacctgatggtcactatgacagagctccagagttcctctgtggggatgggagaacctttccccagatccttctcccccgatagctcagtttgactggaggccagctctaggaagagtctcggtggttccaaacttcttccatttaagaatgatggaggccactgtgttcttggaccttcaatgctgcttaacttttttggtacctttccccagatctgtgcctcgacacaatcctgtcttggcgcTCTACGGAAAATTAATTCAACCTAATAGcctagtttttgctctgacatgcactgtagacaggtgtatgcctttccaaatcatgtccaatcaattgaatttaccaaaagTAGAcaccaatgaagttgtagaaacatcttacggatgatcaatggaaacaggatgcacctgagctcaatttcgagtctcatagcaaagggtctgaatacttatgtaaataaggtttttcaatttttttatatttgctaaaatttcttcATCTGTTTTGTCATTGGCTATTGTgtgtgtatttaatcaattttaaaataaggctgtaacagaacaacaatgtggaaaagggaaggggtctgcaaactttccgaatgctctggaCGTTATTTCCTGTGCACTTTCCAGTAATGTTGTACATATTACATTATGTATCCTCAGGAAAAGGAGCAGTTACGGACTTCTCTCTTCAAAGCACAGACAAACATCTCCATTCTGCAGGTAGAGATGGACAAGCTGAAGAACATGTATGCAGACCAGAAACTTCAACATGAGAGGTGAGATCACCGACTTCACGTTCAGGTCCAATGGATCAAGTCCAACTCACTAAATACAGACTAGTTGATAAGAAATGTTGTAATTGTCTATTTTCACAGAGAAAGTGATGAACTGAAAAAGATGGTTATTGAATACCAGTCTTACTCCAGTCACATTGAAATTCTCCAGTAAGTCTGTCTGACCCGATTGTTCATTAGTACAGTATGTCCTTTCATGATTGTTTTTGTTGTATCGTAGTCAAGCAAAGCTTTGAGTCATGCATGCACATCCGTGCAGTGCACACCATATGCTCATTGTAATGAACGCTGACTCTACTCTAAAGGTGGCAGGCTAAAAGATTAGTTAGGCATCTGAAATGTTCTCTACATTGACTCCTTCCTATTAGGGCCATGAACAAAAAGCTGTATGACAGCAATGATGGCTTGCGCTCTGCCTTAGTCAACGATGTGGCATCAAGTAAAAGGAGGGTAAGTTTGGTTGTTTTCACTCAAGATAAAGAAGACTCACAATACCCCTTTATATTTACATTTATACAACATTTATAAAGCATTAGTGTTACAAATCTTCCTCCCCACAGCTATCCCCCAACAATGAAATCCCAGCTCGAAGAATGAAGCCAGTTCGACAAAGCACGCTTATAAAGTACACATACTATATTCTTATCCTAGAAATCTGGACCTATTGATTAATAATATTAATTGACCACTTAACTAATGTTTAAATTTGTTCATCCCTATGTTGAGTCCAGTTCAGAGGGAGCACACACAACTGTAGGCTCCAGTAAAACGACCAACTCCCATGTAGCCAGCTGGGCTGATGCATACCCGGACAGCGGTGTGTCCTTGCCTATGGACACTACTGAAAGCTCAGGCAGCGAGTCTGACAGTGATGACTCTACAGAAACAGTACACCACAGTTATTCATATGTGCCCTCAGACATTGAGGTAAGGGTAACTACAAGGGTTGACCAACAATTGTATTAGTACGTTTCACATTCTAATACATGAATGTACCTATTTCTGCACCAGATATCAGATGTGAAATTGGAAGCAAATCAGGCAATACTGTCTGTAGCTCCCAGCAAAGCTAGTTCCATTGCTTCATCCATCCGGAGACGCTTGTCTGCTTTCCCAATGAAGGTAAGGCTTTTGAGCTGAGATGCTCAGTTTTGAAGCACAGTAAGACATTGTGTAGGGAGGCTCATGTGGAATTTGTATAtgctggttcactccagacttgactgcccttgaccagtacaaaaacatcctgtggcgtactgcattagcatcaaatagcccccacgatatgcaacttttcagggaagttaggaaccaatgtacacaggcagttaggaaagcaaaggcaagctttttcaaacagaaatttgcatcctgtagcacaaactccaaaacgttctgggacactgtaaagtccatggagaataagagcatctcctcctagctgcccactgcactgatgctaggaaacactgtcaccaccgataaatctacgataatcgagaatttcaataagcatttttctacggctggccatgctttctacctggctacccctaccccggtcaacagctctgcaccccccacagcaacttgcctaagcctcccccacttctccttcactcaaatccagatagctaatgttctgaaagagctgcaaaatctggacccctacaaatcagctgggctagacaatctggatcctCTCCTTCTAAAAttctgccgcaattgttgcaacccctattactagcctgttcaacctctctttcgtatcatctgagatccctaaagattggaaagctgctgcggtcatccccctcttcaaagggggagacacagtAGACCCAGACTGttttagacctatatccatcctgccctgccttttctAAAATTTTCGAAAGCCATGTTAACAagcagatcaccgaccatttcgaatcccaccgtaccttctccgctatgcaatctggtttccgagctggtcatgggtccacatcagccacgctcaaggtcctaaatgatatcataacctccatcgataaaagacaatactgtgcagccgtcttcattgacctggccaaggctttcaactctgtcaatcactgcattcttatcggcagactcaacagccttggtttctcaaatgactgcctcgcctggtttaccaactacttctcagatagagttcaatgtgtcaaatcggagggcctgttgtccggacctctggcagtctctatgggggtgccacagggttcaattctcgggccgactcttttctctgtatacatcaatgtcgctcttgctgctggtgattctctgatccacctctacacagacgacaccattctgtatacttctggcccttctttggacactgtgttaactaacctccagacctccaactgctcttaaatgcaagtaaaactaaatgcatgctcttcaaccgattgctgcccctGCCCGCCcaccatcactactctggacggttctgacttagaatatgtggacaactacaaatctctaggtgtctggttagactgtgaactctccttccagactcacattaagcatctccaatccaaaattaaatctagaatcggcttcctatttcggaacaaagcctcctttactcatgctgccaaacataccctcgtaaaactgactatcctaccgatccttgacttcggcgatgtcatttacaaaatagcctccaacactactcagcaaattggatgtagtctatcacagtgccatccgttttgtcaccaaagccccatataccacccaccactgcgacctgtatgctctcgttggctggccgtcgcttcatattcgtcgccaaacccactggctccaggtcatctataagtctttgctaggtaaagccccacctcatctcagctcactggtcaccatagcagcacccatccgtagcacgtgctccagcaggtatatttcactggtcatccccaaagccaacttctCCTTTGGCCGCCTGTCCTTcccgttctctgctgccagtgactggaacgaattgcaaaaatcactaatGCTGGAGACTTacgtatatctccctcactaactttaagcatcagctgtcagagcagcttaccgatcattgcacctgtacacagcccatctgtaaatagcccacccaactacctcatccccatattattatttttgctcctttgcaccccagtatctctacttgcacattcatcttctgcacatatcactcctaaattgtaattattttgccactatggcctatttattgccttacctccccaatcttactacatttgcacaaactgtatatagatttttctattgtgttattgactgtacgtttgtgtttgtgtcgcagtgctttgctttatcttggccaggtagcagttgtaaatgagaacttgttctaaactggcctacctggtaaaaaaaaaaaatatggtaTCTGTTTTATTTTCCGTAACCTAAGTAATGCTACTTGGTCCTCAGCAAACAGAAGCAGACCTTGTTGACACTGGTGGCCCTGAGTGCCCTGGTCCCATGTACCGGTTAGTCTTGGCGGGAGATGCAGGATCAGGGAAGTCCAGCTTTCTATTGCGGTTGAGTCTCAATGAGTTCAGGGGAGATATTCAGACGACGTTGGGTAAGTACATGTACAGTAAGTTTTTGGTAGTGGTAGAATAAATGCAGAAAGTGCATTGCTGTTTCCATTACATAATGTTGTTCTTAGGAGTTGATTTCCAAATCAAGAAGATGTTGGTGGATGGAGAAAAAACAAACCTCCAGATATGGGATACTGCTGGACAAGAGAGGTATGTTTCTGTACATTGACATACTAAAAGCCTTATCAAAGTTGTTCCATGATGTGTCTTTGGTGATGTGGCTGTTAATCTGAAGTGCTGGAAGATTCCAAATGATCATGTAATATCAAAAACTAAATGGGATTTCCCTGTTACTGTAGGTTCCGCAGTATTGCCAGGTCTTATTTCCGTAAAGCCCATGGAGTCTTACTGCTGTATGATGTCACTTCTGAAAGCAGCTTCCTTAATGTCAGAGAGTGGATGGACCAGATTCAGGTAGCAGTCACAGTGGAGGGGTTTTATGGTTCttgagataaaaaataaaaaaaaacttggAATGGGATGCCAAAATAATGGTTGTCTATATTTCAGTTTGAAACCATAATGTATTTCAGTTATATTCAATATAAAAGGAACAATTATGATTACGCATAAATCAGGAACTTAGTGAAAAACAAACTGCACTTGTTATCCCAGGAATCCACGGATGAGCAACTCCCAATGTGTGTGATTGGGAATAAAGTGGACCTGCGGGAAGATCGACCAGAGGGAAGCTGTGTCAGCACTGTTGATGGGGAAAGGCTGGCAAGGGTACAATCTCATTTACCAGTCAATAACAGCTGTTCATGGGTCCATCAAATAAATATTAAATCACAATATGACATGTGTTTCAGACATACAATGCCCTGTTCTGTGAAACTAGTGCTAAAGAGGGAACAAATATAGTGGAGGCAGTACTTCACCTGGCAAGGTAATAATCTTAATCTTCCCATCCAATCCCTACCACGAATACCTAAACTATAACTGAGCTCTTACCATTTTTTCCTAACACAGAGAAGTTAAGAAAAATGTGAAACTGAGACGGCAATCAGAGTCACAGGTGAAGTTGAGTTTAAGCAGTTCAAAGAAAGCTCTGACCAACTGCTGCAGAGTATAACCATGGAGGCCCATCACTTCACCCTATGGAATGCATCTACTGACTGGAGACTTGGGAGGATGGAGACAATTTTAGCACCACAGCTTTTATCATTGAGAATGTGATGCAGATCTGTTTTGTAACAAATCTCCTGAGATTACTGTAGATATGTGTAATTCATATTTTAAATTTAATCCAAGTAATTGCCAACTTCTGAACGGTAATTGTCCTTAACGTGGCACATAACTGATCTGGAGCATGtagatctccagagatgtttaatGAATGTATTTGAATGGGACTTGTACGGCACCTAAATAGTTTGCATGTATCTGTTGTACACATCTGGAATTTACTGTATTCAGAAAGGCTCAGTTGAAACTACAATGCTGTGGTTAGAAACATTCAGAAATTAGTACATTTTACAATGAGGTGCTTTCAGTATGTCAGCTGATTTTGTTTTAATTGAATAAACTTTCTGTACTGAGGTGTGTGGTATAATTTGTTAGATTAAAGTTCCCCAGATTGAATCTTTCATTAGTTTATTTGATTAATCTTACAGCACTGCATATGTTCATCAATATAAAAGCAATAAACATGGTATAGAAACCATAAACAACCACTAGTTGAGTAACATTCTAGATGaggaaatacaaaaatacaagctTTTTTGTAATTCCAAGTAGTGGAGTTTGAAATTCCTGCTCTTTACATTGTAAATACTGATTAACATTCGACCTGTGTATTGAAATAGGCTTACGCATTAGTCCTTATTTCCCAAACTATACTGCACCACCACCACAAAATATTACAAACTGGTTCTAAACCCCAGATTATGGGACAAAAACAAGACCTGGTCATCTTTCAAAATTGGATAACATCTGGGTATCTGAGAATAGTTGTGATTGGGCTCTGGCTCTGTATCCTGCTATTTGGCTTTCTCGTCTGCCGGCTTAGGGTCATTGGCTTTTTTCTGCTTCTGTTGCATTATCTCTGCATCCCTAAGGAagacagacaaaacaaatggttAAACCAAATAAAAACGAAATGCATTTTAAAAATGTGTCCTGGTTTCAGTGAAAGATTCTCACCTGTATACCAGGAGAACTTCCTAAAAGCCAATACTAGTGACTTACCTCAGCTTCCTCGCAGCTGCAGACATGCCATCATCAGCCTTCTTTCCCTTGTCATTCCCTTGTTTTTTGGCATTTCTAGCACGAGCAAGGTCACGCTGATTCCCCCCTGCAAAGAAATCGATTTGAAAGACCCAGGTGAGGGGAGTACAGTTGCAGAGTCATTGCTTATGTCTTACATTTTAAAGACTAAATTAAAACCAAGCATCTTTAGCTATT
This genomic stretch from Salvelinus alpinus chromosome 15, SLU_Salpinus.1, whole genome shotgun sequence harbors:
- the LOC139539952 gene encoding ras and EF-hand domain-containing protein-like isoform X1 — translated: MDKSSLQRLFSACDINKSGVIEYEDFTVVCRELNVPEDEIKTLFNKFGASEDGCINYSNFSSRFQEVSETLDLASFGASPQSQGSPWEEFQSRMDDATGLLSGRLRDQLAELHQAMYISEPLLLQQYEGLVDALVSESKDHRLESEQLETSLRRTEELNTSQLTELEEDMQQQLACVEVRVREEEHKRMEGVMAALQRRHENEVADLHTVMDRLLKSQGESELNSSRQDVDKLQNQISELTQEKEQLRTSLFKAQTNISILQVEMDKLKNMYADQKLQHERESDELKKMVIEYQSYSSHIEILQAMNKKLYDSNDGLRSALVNDVASSKRRLSPNNEIPARRMKPVRQSTLINSEGAHTTVGSSKTTNSHVASWADAYPDSGVSLPMDTTESSGSESDSDDSTETVHHSYSYVPSDIEISDVKLEANQAILSVAPSKASSIASSIRRRLSAFPMKQTEADLVDTGGPECPGPMYRLVLAGDAGSGKSSFLLRLSLNEFRGDIQTTLGVDFQIKKMLVDGEKTNLQIWDTAGQERFRSIARSYFRKAHGVLLLYDVTSESSFLNVREWMDQIQESTDEQLPMCVIGNKVDLREDRPEGSCVSTVDGERLARTYNALFCETSAKEGTNIVEAVLHLAREVKKNVKLRRQSESQVKLSLSSSKKALTNCCRV
- the LOC139539952 gene encoding ras and EF-hand domain-containing protein-like isoform X2, with amino-acid sequence MDDATGLLSGRLRDQLAELHQAMYISEPLLLQQYEGLVDALVSESKDHRLESEQLETSLRRTEELNTSQLTELEEDMQQQLACVEVRVREEEHKRMEGVMAALQRRHENEVADLHTVMDRLLKSQGESELNSSRQDVDKLQNQISELTQEKEQLRTSLFKAQTNISILQVEMDKLKNMYADQKLQHERESDELKKMVIEYQSYSSHIEILQAMNKKLYDSNDGLRSALVNDVASSKRRLSPNNEIPARRMKPVRQSTLINSEGAHTTVGSSKTTNSHVASWADAYPDSGVSLPMDTTESSGSESDSDDSTETVHHSYSYVPSDIEISDVKLEANQAILSVAPSKASSIASSIRRRLSAFPMKQTEADLVDTGGPECPGPMYRLVLAGDAGSGKSSFLLRLSLNEFRGDIQTTLGVDFQIKKMLVDGEKTNLQIWDTAGQERFRSIARSYFRKAHGVLLLYDVTSESSFLNVREWMDQIQESTDEQLPMCVIGNKVDLREDRPEGSCVSTVDGERLARTYNALFCETSAKEGTNIVEAVLHLAREVKKNVKLRRQSESQVKLSLSSSKKALTNCCRV
- the LOC139539954 gene encoding small EDRK-rich factor 2-like, producing the protein MSRINAFSRRDVNRILLVHSWQAWQPSPHRLLRNNNMTRGNQRDLARARNAKKQGNDKGKKADDGMSAAARKLRDAEIMQQKQKKANDPKPADEKAK